The Pseudarthrobacter sp. NS4 genome includes a window with the following:
- a CDS encoding MBL fold metallo-hydrolase, translating into MSVKIENLVTSGTFSLDGGTWDVDNNVWIVGNDEECVIIDSPHDAAAIINQVRGRKVKAILLTHAHNDHIDAARELADAVGAPIWLNPEDLVLWEQVYPDTKPDREHGDGDVFEVGGAVLRAIHTPGHSPGSTCFYLESEGTVFTGDTLFNGGPGATGRSYSDYPTILASIRERLLTLPAETVVRTGHGDSTTIGAERETLAKVSE; encoded by the coding sequence ATGAGCGTCAAGATTGAAAACCTGGTCACCTCGGGCACGTTCTCGCTCGATGGCGGCACCTGGGATGTGGACAACAACGTCTGGATCGTGGGCAACGACGAGGAATGCGTCATCATTGACTCGCCGCACGACGCCGCGGCGATCATCAACCAGGTGCGCGGCCGGAAGGTCAAAGCCATCCTCCTCACCCACGCGCACAACGACCATATCGATGCGGCACGTGAGCTCGCGGACGCCGTGGGCGCCCCGATCTGGCTGAACCCCGAGGATTTGGTCCTGTGGGAGCAGGTCTACCCGGACACGAAGCCGGACCGGGAGCACGGCGACGGTGATGTGTTCGAGGTGGGAGGGGCTGTCCTGCGGGCCATCCACACGCCCGGTCACTCCCCGGGGTCCACCTGCTTCTACCTCGAAAGCGAAGGAACGGTCTTCACCGGTGACACGCTGTTCAACGGCGGCCCCGGCGCAACGGGCCGCTCCTACAGTGACTACCCGACCATCCTGGCCTCGATCCGGGAACGGCTCCTGACGCTGCCGGCGGAGACTGTGGTCCGCACCGGGCACGGTGACAGCACCACCATCGGGGCCGAGCGGGAAACACTGGCGAAGGTTTCGGAGTAG